The genomic window CTGAGTCAATTCTAATTATTTCTTGATTAATGAAACGAAGAGACTTCCTAATAACAACCCTTTTAAGTTCTGGTTTAATTATCAGTGATCAGTTAAATACTCAAGCAGTTTCTATCCCAGAGTTTTCTAACTTTCCTTTCAGCTTAGGGGTTGCTTCTGGAGATCCTCTCAGCGATCGCATCATTATTTGGACAAGATTAGCCCCTAATCCCTTAAAAGGGGGCGGAATGCCCAAGATAAGGGTTCCTGTACAGTGGAAAGTGGCTAAAGACCCCAAAATGATCGAAATTGTTCGTCAAGGAACGGTTATGGCTACCCCAGAATTAGGTCATGCGGTTCATGTTGATGTCACTCAACTCGAAGCAAATCAGGTGTACTGGTATCAGTTTCAAGTGGGTGAGTATGAAAGTGCGATCGCTAGAACTAAAACCTTACCTAACTTTGATGCTTCTGTTGACAAAGTAAGTTTTGCTTTTGCATCCTGTCAAGACTGGCAAAATGGTTATTATGTTGCTCATAAACATCTAGCGGAAGAAGACCTTGATTTTGTCGTATTTTTGGGGGACTATATTTATGAGCGATCGGGTAATCAAAATAGGGTTCGTCAGCATCAAGGAGACGACTGTTTGACCCTAGAAGACTATCGTAACCGTTACGCTCAATATAAAGGTGATCCTAACTTACAAGCGTCTCATCATCGCTTTCCTTGGATCATGACTTGGGACGATCACGAAGTCGATAATAATTACGCCAACCTCACCCCAGAAGATAATCAAAGTTTAGAAGCATTTCAAGCTAGACGCAAAGCAGCTTATCAAGCTTATTATGAACATACCCCTATCCGTGTCTCTTTCCCACCAGAAGAAGATATCACCTTGTACCGAAGCTTTGATTTAGGGAACTTAGGGAAGTTAATGGTATTAGATACCAGACAATATCGTAGTGATCAACCCTGTGGAGATGGAGGTAAACCTCGTTGTCAAGAAGCTAAAAGTGAAACAACAACTTTACTGGGAACCGAACAAGAACAATGGTTACAATCCCAATTATCCAATAGTTCAGCTTCTTGGAATATTATTGCACAACAAATTATGATGGCTCAATATGATTTAGATCCCCGTCCGAACCAGGGTATCTTTAATATGGATCAATGGGATGGTTATATAGAGTCTCGTCATCGTTTGCTTAATTTTCTACACAACAATCAAATTTCTAATCCCGTAGTCATTACTGGGGATATTCATTCGAGTTGGGTTAACGATCTAAAATTAGATTTTGATGATCCGAGATCGCCCACCGTTGCAACGGAGTTTGTCGGAACGTCCATCTCTTCACAGTTTCCTCAAGAGTATATTGCCCCAATAAAGTTAGCAAGAATAGTCAACCCTCATGTCAAGTTTTTTGAAGGAACTAAACACGGATATGTACGTTGTACCGTAACCCCAGAGTATTTTAAAAGCGATTATCGAGTTGTCTCTAGTGTCTTAGATCCAGATGCTTCTGTAGATACTTTACAATCATTTGTGGTAAAAAATGGTCAACCTGGAGTGTTAGCAAAATCGACAGGTTAGCTTAACAAGATAAAGCGACTCCACAGTAACAGGATAATAGCTGCACTGAGTCCAAAGGGTGTGGCTAAAAATTCTATAAAGTCTAAGATAACTAAAAAATATTTTAAAATTGTTAACGAGCTTTCCATGGGTTAACCCCCAAAAATTTAATAAAATGACATCTTATTTTTAGGATGAGGTTGATTTTCGTCTATAGTTCTAGTCTCTCCATTGTTTCAGCCTTAGTTCCTTTTTCGTTACAAATTGTAACATAAAATTTTAAACTAAGCACTCAAGACCAAAAAATCCTCTCTAAGTTCCCTCAACTCCATGTTACAACCCAGATTTTGACTATTCCGTATCAATAGATAACATTTAAACATGATTGAATAATTATTAATTATTCATTAACGAATTAGCCACTTTTTCTAAAATTGTTAGGGGTTTGACTTCTCTTAATAGTTCCATTTGTTGTTCATTTTTAACTAATAATGCACCAGCAAACCCTAATGAGTTAATAGAAATTGATTCATATTTAGGCTGCGATCGCGGAATCATCATCATCCATTCTCTGGTCACTAAAAGATTATAAGGTTCGGGTTTTCCTTTTTGGTTAATCGAAATTTTGAGACATTTTAATAAATAATGATAACTTTCTAAGGTTTGTTGAGCTAATTCTAAAATATTATTATTATCTTGAAGCTGTATATTAACGATACCATGAACAAAATTAAAACAAGGAAGTTGACCGATATTATCTTGATACTTTGCAGTTTCTATTATGTTATCAATGGGAGTTTTAGATAATTCTGGAACTAAAGGAAAAGGCACTAATTGAAGGTGTTTATGACGTTGACTTGCTCCTGCAATTTCACCATTATTATAAAAGCCTAAACCATCAACTTGTAGTAAACAGGCACACAGTGCAACAAAATCATTTAAGGTTAATAATGTTTCTTGTTCTTCAAAGTCACGGGTAATAATCAATAAGTGATAATCTACTACATTAAATTTATTCAATAAACAAACATGAGTATCTAAAATATCAGCTACAAATAAAGCTTTTTCATAAGGTAAAAAAGGATTAAAAGCTTTCCCTAATTTCTTCTGTTTCTTTTTAGCTTTATCTTTACGTCCTAAATTAGTAACAATTCTTACTAAAAAGTCAATTTCTTTATCTCGAATCAATTCATATTCAGTAGGAATCGATTTCAAAGCACCACAATTAAGGGCGTATTCTGTTTGTTCTTTTATTTTTTGCAATAAACGATTAGATGGTAGAAGAATATTAGCTATTTTGTTCATAATCTGTAAATCAATTTTTCTCTTTCTTTAATAACCAGATTCCTGTCTGAGTCATCCCAGAATCATCGGGTTGTAGCAAGAAAAAATGAAGTCCTTGAGTCCTTTCTTTTTGTTTTTCATACTGTTGAGCAGATTGGGACATTTCTGCATTTTCAAATGTCAATAAAACCCAACGATCCACTAACCCGGATTCTAAAATCAATCCCCCAGATTTATTAACCTCTGTTGGAATATAATTCAAAGAAACAGGTTGATTGTCAGCCAACCATCGGGCTAAATACATCGATTGTCTACCCCCATAAATAACCACACCAGGAATATTTACATCTGAAGCAATTCCTAAATGAATGGGGTTTAATGCTTCGGGTAACTCTTTCATTGGAATCGGGCGATCACTAAAATAATCAAAAAAATCCCCTGCTTTAAAGGTCGCAAAATGCCACTTATCACCCCATAAACTTTCGGGTATAGCTTGGGGTGGAGACTGTTCTAATTTGACAGAATTGGGATATTTTTCTTGTAAAATTTGTTTCAGTTGAGGGGTTCTTCTTGTCCCTTCAATTTTAATTTCTAACCTTTTTCCGACTAAGGCAAATAAGCTTAAACATTGGGGACGAAACACCTTAATGATATCAGGAGAATATTGCTTAACTAAAGGTTCTAATTCGCTTATTAACCAATTAGAAGTAGCCTCAGACTGCTGACAACTAGCTTGATGAATGATGACTCCTTGTTGATCACAAACGATCAAATTCCACTTGGTATTGTTTTCATGTTCTTGTGATAAATGTTTATAGAAATCTGCTTGCCAAATAATCATAGATTTGGATACAGTCAATTGAATT from Crocosphaera subtropica ATCC 51142 includes these protein-coding regions:
- a CDS encoding alkaline phosphatase D family protein; its protein translation is MKRRDFLITTLLSSGLIISDQLNTQAVSIPEFSNFPFSLGVASGDPLSDRIIIWTRLAPNPLKGGGMPKIRVPVQWKVAKDPKMIEIVRQGTVMATPELGHAVHVDVTQLEANQVYWYQFQVGEYESAIARTKTLPNFDASVDKVSFAFASCQDWQNGYYVAHKHLAEEDLDFVVFLGDYIYERSGNQNRVRQHQGDDCLTLEDYRNRYAQYKGDPNLQASHHRFPWIMTWDDHEVDNNYANLTPEDNQSLEAFQARRKAAYQAYYEHTPIRVSFPPEEDITLYRSFDLGNLGKLMVLDTRQYRSDQPCGDGGKPRCQEAKSETTTLLGTEQEQWLQSQLSNSSASWNIIAQQIMMAQYDLDPRPNQGIFNMDQWDGYIESRHRLLNFLHNNQISNPVVITGDIHSSWVNDLKLDFDDPRSPTVATEFVGTSISSQFPQEYIAPIKLARIVNPHVKFFEGTKHGYVRCTVTPEYFKSDYRVVSSVLDPDASVDTLQSFVVKNGQPGVLAKSTG
- a CDS encoding ATP adenylyltransferase family protein — translated: MNKIANILLPSNRLLQKIKEQTEYALNCGALKSIPTEYELIRDKEIDFLVRIVTNLGRKDKAKKKQKKLGKAFNPFLPYEKALFVADILDTHVCLLNKFNVVDYHLLIITRDFEEQETLLTLNDFVALCACLLQVDGLGFYNNGEIAGASQRHKHLQLVPFPLVPELSKTPIDNIIETAKYQDNIGQLPCFNFVHGIVNIQLQDNNNILELAQQTLESYHYLLKCLKISINQKGKPEPYNLLVTREWMMMIPRSQPKYESISINSLGFAGALLVKNEQQMELLREVKPLTILEKVANSLMNN
- a CDS encoding Tab2/Atab2 family RNA-binding protein → MIIWQADFYKHLSQEHENNTKWNLIVCDQQGVIIHQASCQQSEATSNWLISELEPLVKQYSPDIIKVFRPQCLSLFALVGKRLEIKIEGTRRTPQLKQILQEKYPNSVKLEQSPPQAIPESLWGDKWHFATFKAGDFFDYFSDRPIPMKELPEALNPIHLGIASDVNIPGVVIYGGRQSMYLARWLADNQPVSLNYIPTEVNKSGGLILESGLVDRWVLLTFENAEMSQSAQQYEKQKERTQGLHFFLLQPDDSGMTQTGIWLLKKEKN